In Oscillatoria acuminata PCC 6304, a single window of DNA contains:
- a CDS encoding GNAT family N-acetyltransferase, translated as MIEIIEADLNLPAHAAAMVQLMDTYALDPMGGGQGLSEFVKANLPSELAKRKSAHVILAFVEGEPAGLVIGLEGFSTFACQPLLNIHDVIVALPYRGRGLSKLLLQKAEAIALNLCCCKLTLEVLENNHVAQSAYRAFGFTGYELNPLMGKALFWEKKLLKNDDIF; from the coding sequence ATGATTGAAATTATTGAAGCGGATCTGAATTTACCTGCTCATGCAGCGGCGATGGTTCAATTAATGGATACTTATGCGCTGGACCCGATGGGTGGGGGTCAAGGTCTTTCTGAGTTTGTTAAAGCTAATCTTCCCTCCGAGCTTGCCAAACGAAAATCGGCTCATGTTATTCTCGCATTTGTGGAGGGTGAACCTGCTGGACTTGTGATCGGTTTAGAAGGATTTTCTACCTTTGCGTGCCAGCCATTGTTGAATATTCATGATGTGATTGTTGCTTTACCCTACCGTGGGAGAGGCTTATCTAAACTCTTACTCCAGAAAGCTGAGGCGATCGCCTTAAATTTGTGCTGTTGCAAACTTACCTTAGAGGTACTAGAGAACAATCATGTCGCTCAATCTGCCTACAGGGCTTTTGGATTTACTGGTTATGAGCTAAATCCCCTAATGGGTAAGGCATTATTTTGGGAGAAGAAACTTTTAAAGAATGACGATATTTTTTAA
- a CDS encoding cupin domain-containing protein: MAKTTKTYWNPFNSENQNQWQPVAGLEDIAEELTLSIDMETGEYTRLTRFKPGADTTPFGGKSHPYPEEIFMVSGRLYDQAFDQWLETGCYASRPPGEVHGPFKTEEGCVVLEVSFPNKVDK; this comes from the coding sequence ATGGCTAAAACAACTAAGACTTATTGGAACCCCTTTAATTCTGAAAATCAGAACCAATGGCAGCCCGTAGCAGGGCTAGAAGACATCGCAGAAGAGTTAACCCTCAGTATTGACATGGAAACGGGTGAATACACGCGCTTAACTCGGTTTAAACCGGGGGCAGATACGACACCCTTTGGGGGAAAAAGTCACCCCTATCCCGAGGAAATTTTTATGGTCAGCGGTCGCCTTTATGATCAAGCCTTTGATCAGTGGCTGGAAACCGGGTGCTATGCCAGTAGACCCCCGGGTGAGGTACATGGTCCATTTAAAACCGAGGAGGGTTGTGTGGTGTTGGAGGTTTCTTTTCCCAATAAAGTTGATAAATAG
- a CDS encoding nuclear transport factor 2 family protein, producing MNKTVENQIINAEECLRQAMLASDVTVLNELLAPEILITSHLGELLKKQDDIGAHESGLIKIHELEPSEQHIQIHGEVAIVSVRMKITGSYNGSPANGDFRFTRVWAVSSRGSWHIVAAHIGKIS from the coding sequence ATGAATAAAACAGTGGAAAATCAAATCATTAATGCCGAAGAATGTCTGAGGCAGGCAATGCTTGCTTCTGATGTAACCGTTTTGAATGAATTATTGGCCCCAGAAATTCTGATTACCAGTCATTTGGGAGAATTATTGAAGAAACAAGATGATATAGGCGCTCATGAATCGGGTTTAATTAAAATTCATGAGTTGGAACCATCGGAGCAGCATATTCAAATACATGGAGAAGTGGCGATCGTTTCGGTCCGCATGAAAATCACTGGGAGTTACAATGGCAGTCCTGCAAATGGAGACTTTCGGTTCACGCGAGTTTGGGCTGTTTCTTCAAGGGGAAGTTGGCATATTGTTGCTGCTCATATCGGTAAAATCTCTTAA
- a CDS encoding isocitrate lyase/PEP mutase family protein, translated as MNSTHNLRQLLQRPGMLVVPGIYDCISAQLAERAGFEMVFTSGFGISASTLGRPDYGFLTATEMLYSVGRIAQSVQIPVVADIDTGYGNPLNVIRTVTDAVQQGIAGVILEDQEWPKKCGHFQGKRVIPAEEHIQKIRAAVQARGESGLVIVGRTDARAPLGLPEAIRRGRAYYEAGADIVFIEAPQSVEELQEIAAAFPDVPLFANAIEGGKTPVLSAQELETLGYKIAVYALSGLFAATKAIEDCFQYLRQHQTTNGFDNLVNFQQFEQIIDVPKYRELEQKFSEFNE; from the coding sequence ATGAACTCAACTCACAATCTCCGCCAACTCCTCCAACGCCCCGGAATGCTCGTCGTTCCGGGGATTTACGATTGTATCAGCGCCCAACTCGCCGAACGCGCCGGTTTCGAGATGGTCTTCACCAGTGGATTCGGCATCTCCGCCTCCACCCTAGGACGCCCCGATTACGGCTTCCTCACCGCCACCGAAATGCTATACAGTGTAGGCCGAATCGCACAATCGGTCCAAATTCCCGTGGTTGCCGATATCGATACCGGCTATGGCAATCCCCTGAATGTGATTAGAACTGTCACTGATGCCGTACAACAGGGAATTGCTGGCGTAATTTTAGAAGACCAGGAATGGCCGAAAAAGTGCGGTCACTTCCAGGGAAAACGGGTGATTCCTGCCGAAGAACATATCCAAAAGATTCGTGCAGCAGTCCAAGCCCGAGGTGAGAGTGGATTGGTGATTGTCGGACGCACTGATGCTAGAGCACCGTTAGGCTTACCCGAAGCCATTCGCCGGGGTCGCGCCTATTATGAAGCGGGGGCGGATATTGTGTTTATAGAAGCCCCGCAGTCGGTAGAAGAGTTACAGGAAATTGCCGCAGCCTTTCCCGATGTACCGTTATTTGCCAATGCCATAGAAGGCGGAAAAACGCCGGTGTTGTCGGCGCAGGAGTTAGAGACATTGGGGTATAAAATTGCGGTGTATGCGTTGTCGGGATTGTTTGCAGCAACGAAGGCGATCGAGGACTGTTTCCAGTATTTAAGACAACATCAGACCACGAATGGGTTTGATAATTTAGTGAATTTCCAGCAATTTGAACAAATCATTGATGTGCCGAAATATCGAGAATTAGAGCAAAAGTTTTCGGAGTTTAACGAATAA
- the hrcA gene encoding heat-inducible transcriptional repressor HrcA, with translation MNLNERQQYVLWATVRHYIATAEPVGSKTLVDEYNLSVSPATIRNAMGWLEKAGLLYQPHTSAGRIPSDSGYRIYVDKLIKPDDGISRQVEQALSDRLKLENWAFEAVLRGASQILAALSGYIALITMPQTHTACLRHLQLIQIEPRKIMIVVVIDNYQTQSAVMELPESPEDSLVDAEVVDRELQILSNFLNHHLRGQTLAQLSALDWTELGREFERYAEVLSHWLQDLAVRAQTPGKTQILISGVSEVLRQPEFCELTQVQTLIQLLEEEQDQLLPLIFEPPAPEGSGRRVQVRIGAENPLEPIRTCTLVSATYHRGTVPVGSVGVLGPTRMVYENAIAIVEAAADYLSEALSV, from the coding sequence ATGAACCTTAACGAAAGACAACAGTATGTTTTATGGGCGACTGTGCGGCACTACATCGCCACTGCCGAACCTGTAGGCTCTAAAACATTGGTGGATGAATATAATTTAAGCGTCAGTCCCGCCACCATTCGCAATGCAATGGGGTGGTTAGAAAAAGCCGGACTCCTCTACCAACCCCATACCTCCGCCGGTCGCATCCCTTCGGATTCCGGTTATCGCATTTATGTGGATAAGCTAATTAAACCGGACGATGGCATCTCGCGACAAGTGGAACAGGCCCTGAGCGATCGCCTCAAGTTAGAAAATTGGGCCTTTGAAGCGGTATTGCGAGGGGCTTCTCAAATCTTGGCGGCCCTCAGCGGATATATTGCCTTAATTACAATGCCTCAGACTCACACCGCTTGTCTGAGGCATTTGCAGTTAATCCAGATTGAACCGCGCAAAATCATGATTGTGGTGGTGATTGATAACTATCAAACCCAATCTGCCGTGATGGAACTTCCCGAGTCCCCAGAGGACTCCCTGGTTGATGCGGAAGTGGTCGATCGCGAGTTGCAAATCCTCTCGAACTTCCTCAATCACCATCTACGCGGTCAAACCCTCGCCCAATTATCCGCCCTAGATTGGACTGAATTAGGCCGAGAATTTGAGCGCTATGCGGAAGTCTTGAGTCATTGGTTACAAGATTTAGCCGTCCGTGCTCAAACCCCGGGCAAAACTCAAATTTTGATTAGTGGGGTTTCGGAAGTATTGAGACAGCCGGAATTTTGTGAATTGACCCAAGTGCAGACTTTGATTCAACTGCTGGAAGAAGAACAGGACCAACTCCTGCCGCTGATTTTTGAACCCCCTGCACCAGAGGGGTCCGGACGGCGAGTGCAAGTGCGAATTGGGGCAGAAAATCCCCTAGAACCGATTAGAACCTGTACTTTGGTTTCGGCGACTTATCATCGGGGAACGGTGCCTGTGGGGAGTGTGGGGGTTCTCGGACCGACGCGGATGGTTTATGAAAATGCGATCGCGATCGTGGAAGCAGCAGCAGATTATTTATCTGAGGCACTCAGCGTTTAA
- a CDS encoding NAD(+) kinase, producing MPKAGIIYNDIKPIACRAAEEWRDKLIGLGWEVALATGMGGILGYSDLDKPVCHTTVEQLTPPGFDAEMSFAVVLGGDGTVLSAFRQVASCGIPLLTVNTGHMGFLTETYLNQLPQAIEQVLAGNYQLEERTMVTVQAIRDDIVVWEALCLNEMVLHREPLTCMCHFEIQVGRHAPVDIAADGVIISTPTGSTAYGLSAGGPVITPDVPVLQLVPICPHSLASRALVFANTEPVTIFPANTNRLVMVVDGNAGCYVLPEDQVRIQRSPYSAKFIRINPPEFFHVLREKLGWGLPHIAKPTSVELP from the coding sequence GTGCCGAAAGCTGGCATTATTTACAACGATATTAAACCCATAGCTTGTCGTGCTGCCGAAGAATGGAGAGACAAGCTCATTGGGTTGGGTTGGGAAGTTGCTCTCGCCACCGGCATGGGGGGCATTCTGGGCTATTCTGACCTAGATAAGCCCGTCTGCCATACCACGGTTGAACAACTCACCCCGCCTGGATTTGACGCTGAAATGTCTTTCGCGGTGGTGTTGGGAGGCGATGGCACTGTGCTGTCGGCATTTCGCCAAGTGGCAAGCTGCGGCATTCCCTTGTTAACGGTCAATACAGGCCACATGGGGTTTCTGACGGAAACCTACCTCAACCAACTTCCCCAAGCGATCGAACAGGTGTTAGCCGGGAACTATCAACTCGAAGAACGGACGATGGTCACGGTACAGGCTATCCGGGACGATATCGTCGTCTGGGAGGCGCTTTGTCTGAATGAAATGGTCCTACACCGGGAACCCCTCACCTGTATGTGTCACTTTGAAATTCAAGTGGGACGTCATGCGCCGGTAGATATTGCTGCCGATGGGGTGATTATTTCCACTCCCACGGGTTCGACGGCTTATGGTCTCTCGGCTGGGGGTCCAGTGATCACGCCGGATGTCCCGGTGTTGCAACTGGTGCCGATTTGTCCCCATTCTCTCGCGTCTCGGGCTTTGGTGTTTGCCAATACTGAACCTGTGACAATTTTTCCCGCTAATACCAATCGTTTGGTGATGGTGGTGGATGGGAATGCGGGGTGCTATGTACTGCCTGAGGACCAGGTGCGAATTCAGCGATCGCCCTACTCAGCTAAATTTATCCGGATTAATCCCCCGGAATTTTTCCATGTTCTGAGAGAAAAACTCGGCTGGGGTCTGCCTCACATTGCTAAACCCACTTCGGTAGAACTGCCTTAA
- a CDS encoding SDR family oxidoreductase, with protein sequence MSLLVVGATGTLGRQVARRALDEGYQVRCLVRSFKKAAFLKEWGAELVRADLCDPETLPVALEGVTAIIDAATNRPTDSLSIKQVDWDGKVALIQAAKKAGVERYIFFSILDADQYPEVPLMEIKRCTEVYLAESGLDYTILQLAGFMQGLISQYAIPILDNQAVWVTNQTAPIAYMDTQDIAKFAVAALSVPETSKSVFPVVGTRPWTPQEIIELCERLSGEKAKVTRMPFGVLRAFRRVVRFFQWGWNVADRLAFAEVLASEKPLTANMDEVYPVFGLDPKDTTTVESYLREYFSRILKKLKELDYEQSKTKKQSKRRVPF encoded by the coding sequence ATGAGCTTATTGGTTGTCGGTGCCACTGGTACCCTAGGCAGACAGGTTGCCCGTCGCGCCTTAGACGAGGGATACCAGGTACGTTGTTTAGTACGCAGTTTCAAAAAAGCGGCCTTTTTAAAAGAATGGGGCGCTGAGTTGGTCCGTGCAGACTTATGCGATCCAGAAACCTTGCCCGTCGCCCTAGAAGGGGTGACGGCGATTATTGATGCAGCGACGAATCGGCCAACGGATTCTTTGAGCATCAAACAAGTGGACTGGGACGGTAAGGTTGCACTCATTCAAGCTGCCAAGAAAGCCGGGGTCGAACGGTATATCTTCTTTTCTATTCTGGATGCGGACCAGTATCCAGAAGTCCCTTTAATGGAAATCAAACGCTGTACAGAAGTCTATTTAGCTGAATCGGGATTAGATTACACCATCCTGCAATTAGCTGGCTTCATGCAAGGGTTGATTTCTCAATATGCCATCCCTATTTTGGACAATCAAGCAGTGTGGGTGACTAACCAGACTGCCCCGATCGCCTATATGGATACCCAGGACATTGCTAAATTTGCCGTGGCTGCATTGTCGGTCCCTGAAACCTCCAAGTCGGTTTTTCCCGTCGTGGGGACTCGTCCTTGGACTCCCCAGGAAATTATCGAACTGTGCGAACGACTCTCGGGGGAAAAAGCCAAGGTGACGCGAATGCCGTTTGGTGTCCTGCGGGCATTTCGCCGGGTGGTGCGATTTTTCCAATGGGGTTGGAATGTAGCCGATCGCTTGGCATTTGCTGAAGTGCTCGCCTCGGAGAAACCCCTAACCGCCAATATGGATGAGGTGTATCCTGTTTTTGGATTGGACCCCAAGGACACAACCACCGTAGAATCCTATCTGAGAGAGTATTTCAGCCGAATTTTGAAGAAGTTGAAAGAATTAGATTACGAACAGAGCAAAACCAAGAAGCAGTCCAAGCGAAGAGTCCCATTTTAA
- a CDS encoding alanine/glycine:cation symporter family protein, with amino-acid sequence MKKRWISLIILFLLALPIAAVAQEAEEAAPTGFLPTLNAVFTQLVEWMSAVLFFDFGLGVPLIVLWLIGGAVFFTIRMGFINFRAFKHAFFVIQGHYDDPAEAGEVSHFQALAAALSATVGLGNIAGVAIAISIGGPGAMFWMTVAALFGMTSKFVECTLAQKYRVVLPDGRIAGGPMYYLSRGLAEKGMGQLGNIMASLFAILCIGAAFGGGNMFQANQSFVAVSGLFPGLPNWVYGLVLAFLVSLVIIGGIRRIGNVAGALVPAMCTIYIAASLWIILMNLPEIPAAFGRIFTEAFVPQAAYGGFIGVIVQGFRRSAFSNEAGVGSAAIAHAAARTEEPVREGIVALLEPFIDTVIICNMTALVVIITGEYANPNTSPGVETTSAAFASVISWFPIVLAVAVLLFAFSTMISWSYYGERAWTYLFGESSMIIYRVIYVVCVFLGTVLNLGAILDFSDMMFFAMAFPNMLGGFLLADKVREDLDSYMLRLNSGEMPVYK; translated from the coding sequence ATGAAGAAACGCTGGATTTCATTAATCATCCTATTTCTACTCGCCCTGCCGATCGCCGCAGTCGCCCAAGAAGCGGAAGAGGCTGCACCCACTGGCTTCCTCCCCACCCTCAATGCCGTCTTCACGCAACTGGTGGAATGGATGTCTGCGGTCCTATTTTTCGATTTTGGCCTAGGCGTCCCTCTGATTGTCTTATGGTTGATTGGCGGTGCGGTTTTTTTCACCATTCGCATGGGCTTTATCAACTTCCGTGCCTTCAAACACGCCTTTTTCGTCATCCAAGGTCACTATGACGACCCTGCCGAAGCTGGAGAAGTCAGCCATTTCCAAGCCCTAGCTGCGGCCCTATCCGCCACGGTGGGACTCGGGAATATTGCCGGGGTGGCGATCGCCATTTCCATTGGGGGACCCGGGGCCATGTTCTGGATGACCGTTGCCGCCTTATTCGGCATGACGAGCAAGTTTGTCGAATGCACCCTCGCCCAAAAATACCGCGTTGTCTTGCCTGATGGTCGGATTGCCGGTGGCCCCATGTACTATCTCTCTCGGGGTTTAGCCGAAAAAGGCATGGGTCAATTGGGCAATATCATGGCAAGTTTGTTTGCCATCCTCTGTATTGGGGCTGCCTTCGGTGGGGGTAATATGTTCCAAGCGAATCAATCCTTTGTCGCCGTTTCCGGTTTATTCCCCGGGCTACCCAACTGGGTCTACGGACTGGTCCTCGCCTTCCTGGTTTCCCTGGTGATTATTGGTGGGATTCGCCGGATTGGGAACGTCGCCGGTGCCCTCGTCCCAGCGATGTGTACCATTTACATTGCCGCTTCGTTGTGGATTATTTTAATGAATCTGCCGGAAATTCCTGCCGCTTTTGGCCGAATTTTTACCGAAGCCTTTGTCCCTCAAGCTGCTTATGGGGGATTTATTGGGGTAATTGTCCAAGGATTTCGGCGATCGGCATTTTCTAATGAAGCGGGGGTTGGTTCAGCAGCGATCGCCCATGCTGCCGCCCGAACTGAAGAACCCGTCCGCGAAGGCATTGTCGCCCTCCTCGAACCCTTTATCGATACGGTGATTATCTGTAACATGACCGCCTTAGTCGTGATTATCACCGGAGAATATGCCAACCCCAACACCTCTCCTGGAGTAGAAACCACCTCTGCCGCATTTGCTTCAGTGATTAGTTGGTTCCCCATCGTCCTTGCCGTAGCCGTTTTACTCTTTGCCTTCTCCACCATGATTTCCTGGAGTTACTACGGTGAACGCGCCTGGACCTACTTGTTTGGCGAAAGCAGTATGATTATCTACCGAGTGATTTATGTCGTTTGCGTCTTCCTCGGAACCGTCCTCAACCTCGGTGCCATTCTCGACTTCTCCGATATGATGTTCTTTGCAATGGCCTTTCCCAATATGTTGGGCGGGTTCCTCTTAGCGGACAAAGTTCGGGAGGATCTCGACAGTTATATGCTCCGTCTCAACAGTGGCGAAATGCCAGTTTACAAATAG